The following are encoded together in the Xanthomonas vesicatoria ATCC 35937 genome:
- the nuoN gene encoding NADH-quinone oxidoreductase subunit NuoN has product MTTPTLVPLTTADLAPLVPELVLIGGAFALLMFDLFMSQRNKVWTHLFSVAVLAVVLALLATGTGGQGDIFNGMFVRDTAADVMKTVIVLVSGLSLVYGWTYLRERNLYQGEIPVLVLFATAGMMLLASAGSLLMVYLGLELLALCSYALVASNRDNGLATEAAMKYFVLGSLASGLLLYGMSLVYGATGTLSLAGIHDAIEGSGERTLLLTGTIFMIAGVAFKLGAAPFHMWLPDVYQGAPAPIALFISSAPKLAAFGMTYRLLEVGMGPLSPQWHLLIGGLSALSLVIGNLMAIAQSNLKRMLAYSTVSHIGFLLMGVAGGGEEGYAAAMFYAVSYTIMSTASFGAIIALSRNGFEAENIDDFKGLNARNPWMAGLVLCIMASLAGIPPFLGFWTKLAVLGAAVKGDMLWLALVGVICAVIGAYYYLRVIKVMYFDEPVGEPLPANNDRVLGTVLGVNALALLALGLAWSPIMVWCQRAFAGLA; this is encoded by the coding sequence ATGACCACGCCAACGCTCGTGCCGTTGACCACCGCCGACCTGGCTCCGCTCGTTCCAGAGCTGGTGCTGATCGGTGGCGCCTTCGCACTGCTGATGTTCGACCTGTTCATGAGCCAGCGGAACAAGGTCTGGACCCACCTGTTCTCCGTCGCCGTTCTTGCCGTGGTGCTCGCGTTGTTGGCGACTGGCACGGGCGGGCAGGGCGACATCTTCAACGGCATGTTCGTGCGCGACACCGCCGCGGACGTAATGAAGACCGTGATCGTGCTCGTCAGTGGGTTGAGCCTGGTGTATGGATGGACCTATCTGCGCGAGCGCAATCTCTACCAGGGCGAAATCCCGGTGCTCGTGCTGTTCGCTACCGCCGGCATGATGCTGCTGGCATCGGCCGGCAGCCTGTTGATGGTCTATCTGGGGCTGGAATTGCTGGCGCTGTGCTCGTACGCGCTGGTCGCATCCAACCGCGACAACGGCCTGGCGACCGAAGCGGCGATGAAGTATTTCGTGTTGGGTTCGTTGGCATCGGGTCTGTTGTTGTACGGCATGTCGCTGGTCTATGGCGCCACCGGCACCTTGAGCCTGGCTGGCATCCATGACGCGATCGAAGGCTCTGGCGAGCGCACGCTGCTGCTGACCGGCACCATCTTCATGATCGCTGGTGTGGCATTCAAGCTGGGCGCGGCGCCATTCCATATGTGGCTGCCCGACGTCTATCAGGGCGCGCCGGCACCGATCGCGCTGTTCATCAGCTCAGCACCCAAGTTGGCGGCGTTCGGCATGACCTACCGCCTATTGGAAGTGGGCATGGGTCCGCTGTCGCCGCAGTGGCATCTGTTGATTGGCGGCTTGTCGGCGCTGTCGCTGGTCATCGGCAATCTGATGGCCATCGCGCAGAGCAATCTCAAGCGCATGCTTGCGTATTCGACGGTGTCGCACATCGGCTTCCTGCTGATGGGCGTGGCCGGTGGTGGCGAAGAAGGCTATGCGGCTGCGATGTTCTATGCAGTGAGCTACACCATCATGTCGACCGCTTCCTTCGGCGCCATCATCGCGCTGTCGCGCAATGGCTTCGAAGCCGAGAACATCGACGACTTCAAGGGCCTCAACGCGCGCAATCCGTGGATGGCCGGCCTGGTGCTGTGCATCATGGCCTCGCTGGCCGGTATTCCGCCGTTCCTGGGCTTCTGGACCAAGCTGGCCGTGCTCGGCGCGGCAGTGAAGGGCGACATGCTGTGGCTGGCGCTGGTGGGTGTGATCTGCGCGGTGATCGGTGCGTACTACTACCTGCGTGTCATCAAGGTCATGTACTTCGACGAGCCGGTCGGCGAGCCATTGCCGGCGAACAACGACCGCGTACTGGGCACGGTGCTGGGCGTCAACGCGCTTGCGTTGCTCGCGCTGGGCCTGGCCTGGAGTCCGATCATGGTGTGGTGCCAGCGGGCGTTTGCCGGCCTCGCCTAA
- a CDS encoding NADH-quinone oxidoreductase subunit M translates to MSNWPLLSILIWLPIIGGALILALRNAETARWASLAVAVATFVLSLPLLGYDTGNDAMQFIELHAWIPAYNIGYNLGVDGIAVALIVLTTLVTVLALIGAWRSIDKRVNQYVAAFLILEGVTVGIFAATDAMLFYVFFEAMLIPMFLIIGVWGGPRRIYAAMKFFLYTFLGSVLMLVGLVYLYLKGGSFQLADLYALQLTAKEQTWIFFAFLIAFAVKVPMFPVHTWLPDAHVEAPTAGSVILAAIALKIGGYGFLRFNLPIVPDASHEFAWLVITLSLIAVVYVGLVALVQDDMKKLVAYSSIAHMGFVTLGTFIAFTLVREYGSTDAARLGLQGAMVQMISHGFVSGAMFSCIGVLYDRMHTRRIADYGGVVNVMPWFATFSMLFFMANAGLPGTSGFVGEFMVILASFQKHPLVAFAAATTLVITAAYTLWLYKRVFFGEVANAHVAELKDINGREAFVLGVFAAGVLALGLYPKPLTDLMEPSIAKLATQIAASKL, encoded by the coding sequence GTGTCGAACTGGCCTTTACTGTCTATCTTGATCTGGCTGCCGATTATCGGTGGCGCCCTGATCCTTGCGTTGCGCAACGCCGAGACTGCCCGCTGGGCATCCTTGGCGGTGGCGGTGGCGACCTTTGTGCTGAGTCTGCCGCTACTGGGCTACGACACGGGCAATGACGCCATGCAGTTCATCGAACTGCACGCCTGGATTCCGGCCTACAACATTGGCTACAACCTGGGCGTGGACGGCATCGCGGTCGCGTTGATCGTGCTGACCACGTTGGTGACGGTGCTGGCATTGATCGGCGCCTGGCGCTCGATCGACAAGCGCGTCAATCAGTACGTGGCCGCGTTCCTGATCCTGGAAGGCGTCACCGTCGGTATCTTCGCTGCCACCGACGCGATGCTGTTCTATGTCTTCTTCGAAGCCATGCTGATCCCGATGTTCCTGATCATCGGTGTCTGGGGCGGCCCGCGGCGTATCTACGCGGCGATGAAGTTCTTCCTGTACACCTTCCTCGGCTCGGTGCTGATGCTGGTGGGCTTGGTCTACCTGTACCTGAAGGGGGGCAGCTTTCAGCTGGCCGACCTGTATGCGCTGCAGCTGACAGCCAAGGAGCAGACCTGGATCTTCTTCGCGTTCCTGATCGCGTTCGCGGTCAAGGTGCCGATGTTCCCGGTGCATACCTGGCTGCCGGACGCGCACGTCGAAGCGCCGACCGCCGGTTCGGTGATCCTGGCGGCGATCGCACTGAAGATCGGCGGTTACGGCTTCCTGCGCTTCAACCTGCCGATCGTTCCCGATGCAAGCCATGAGTTTGCGTGGCTGGTGATTACCCTGTCGTTGATTGCGGTGGTCTACGTTGGCCTGGTGGCGCTGGTGCAGGACGACATGAAGAAGCTGGTGGCGTATTCGTCCATCGCGCACATGGGCTTCGTGACCCTAGGCACCTTCATCGCCTTCACCCTGGTGCGTGAGTACGGCAGCACCGACGCTGCACGCCTCGGCTTGCAGGGCGCGATGGTGCAGATGATTTCGCACGGCTTTGTCTCCGGCGCGATGTTCTCCTGCATCGGTGTGTTGTACGACCGCATGCACACCCGCCGCATCGCCGATTACGGCGGCGTGGTCAATGTGATGCCGTGGTTCGCGACGTTCTCCATGCTGTTTTTCATGGCCAACGCCGGTCTTCCGGGTACCAGCGGTTTCGTCGGTGAGTTCATGGTGATCCTGGCCAGCTTCCAGAAGCATCCTCTGGTTGCCTTCGCTGCTGCCACGACCCTGGTGATCACGGCCGCCTACACACTGTGGCTCTACAAGCGCGTGTTCTTCGGCGAAGTGGCCAATGCCCACGTGGCGGAGCTAAAGGACATCAACGGCCGCGAGGCCTTCGTGCTTGGGGTGTTCGCTGCTGGTGTGCTGGCCCTGGGCCTGTATCCGAAGCCGCTGACCGATCTGATGGAACCATCGATCGCCAAGCTGGCTACCCAGATCGCCGCGAGCAAGCTTTGA
- the nuoL gene encoding NADH-quinone oxidoreductase subunit L, protein MEITLSKSLLIAVVLAPLVGSIIAGLFGRQVGRKGAQYVTILGVAVSCALSCLTLYQLVEQGASPFNQNLYTFFDVGNYSAHVGFMVDRLTAMMMVVVTFVSLLVHIYTIGYMEEDPGYQRFFSYISLFTFSMLTLVMSNNFLQLFFGWEAVGLVSYLLIGFWFKRPTAVFANMKAFLVNRVGDFGFILGIAGVLLWFGSLDYSTVFANATTMAGAKVQLFAGHEWSVMTLICICLFIGAMGKSAQVPLHVWLPDSMEGPTPISALIHAATMVTAGIFMVARMSPLFELSETALNFILFIGATTAFFTGLIGIVQNDIKRVVAYSTLSQLGYMTVALGVSAYSAAVFHLMTHAFFKALLFLAAGSVIIGMHHEQDMRKMGGLRKYMKVTYWTSVIGTLALVGTPFFSGFYSKDTIIEAAAHHAHESHSWIATYGYWSVLGGVLVTSFYSFRLLFLTFHGKERFRDAHAHDAHAHHDSAHTDAEAQVHAHDSHAHDVHAHDAHGHDDHGHGHHGAHEPHESKWVVTLPLILLAIPSVAIGFFTIGPMLFGTDWQGHHAAHAVKGQAVSFFTGIVDFYDPARDTVGALAEEFHGPVAFALHGMMAAPFFLTVAGLLLAALFYLWKPDLATKSRRAFAPIVWLLENKYGFDKLWINGFAGGGVVLGKASRAIDTHVVDGVVVNGSARLIDLAANLLRRTQSGFLYHYAFAMIIGLIALLAVLMHFWR, encoded by the coding sequence ATGGAAATCACTCTCTCCAAGAGTCTGCTGATCGCAGTGGTGCTTGCACCGCTGGTCGGCAGCATCATCGCCGGCCTGTTCGGTCGTCAGGTGGGGCGCAAGGGCGCGCAGTACGTCACCATCCTCGGCGTCGCAGTCAGCTGTGCGCTGTCGTGCCTGACCCTGTACCAATTGGTGGAGCAGGGCGCCAGCCCGTTCAACCAGAACCTGTACACCTTCTTCGACGTCGGTAACTACTCAGCGCATGTCGGCTTCATGGTTGATCGCCTGACCGCGATGATGATGGTGGTGGTCACCTTCGTGTCGCTGCTGGTGCACATCTACACCATCGGCTACATGGAAGAAGACCCGGGTTACCAGCGCTTCTTCAGCTATATCTCGTTGTTCACCTTCTCCATGCTGACGCTGGTGATGAGCAACAACTTCCTGCAGCTGTTCTTCGGCTGGGAAGCGGTGGGCCTGGTGTCCTACTTGTTGATCGGTTTCTGGTTCAAGCGCCCGACCGCCGTGTTTGCCAACATGAAGGCGTTCCTGGTCAACCGCGTCGGCGACTTCGGCTTTATCCTAGGCATCGCCGGCGTATTGTTGTGGTTCGGCTCGCTGGATTACTCCACGGTGTTTGCCAACGCCACCACCATGGCCGGTGCCAAGGTGCAGTTGTTCGCGGGCCACGAGTGGAGCGTGATGACGCTGATCTGCATCTGCCTGTTCATCGGTGCGATGGGCAAGTCGGCGCAGGTGCCGTTACACGTATGGCTGCCGGACTCGATGGAAGGCCCCACGCCGATTTCGGCATTGATCCATGCCGCAACGATGGTCACGGCCGGCATCTTCATGGTCGCGCGCATGTCGCCGCTGTTCGAGCTGTCGGAAACCGCGCTGAACTTCATCCTGTTCATTGGTGCGACCACGGCCTTCTTCACCGGCCTGATCGGCATCGTGCAGAACGACATCAAGCGCGTGGTGGCGTATTCGACGCTGTCCCAGCTGGGCTACATGACCGTGGCGCTGGGCGTGTCGGCCTACTCCGCTGCCGTGTTCCACCTGATGACGCATGCCTTCTTCAAGGCGCTGCTGTTCCTGGCGGCCGGCTCGGTCATCATCGGCATGCATCACGAGCAGGACATGCGCAAGATGGGCGGCCTGCGCAAGTACATGAAGGTGACCTACTGGACCAGCGTGATCGGTACGCTGGCGCTGGTCGGTACGCCGTTCTTCTCGGGTTTCTACTCGAAGGACACCATCATCGAGGCAGCCGCACACCATGCCCACGAGTCGCATAGCTGGATCGCAACCTACGGGTACTGGTCCGTGCTTGGGGGTGTGCTGGTCACCAGCTTCTACAGCTTCCGTCTGTTGTTCCTGACCTTCCACGGCAAGGAGCGTTTCCGCGATGCCCATGCGCACGATGCGCATGCCCATCACGACAGCGCGCACACCGATGCCGAAGCGCAGGTGCATGCGCACGACAGTCACGCGCACGATGTCCATGCGCACGACGCGCACGGCCACGACGATCACGGTCATGGGCACCACGGAGCGCACGAGCCGCACGAGTCCAAGTGGGTGGTGACGTTGCCGTTGATCCTGCTGGCGATTCCGTCGGTGGCGATTGGCTTCTTCACCATCGGCCCGATGCTGTTCGGTACCGATTGGCAGGGCCACCACGCGGCGCACGCGGTCAAGGGGCAGGCCGTGTCGTTCTTTACCGGTATCGTCGATTTCTACGACCCGGCGCGCGACACCGTCGGCGCACTGGCCGAAGAGTTCCACGGCCCGGTCGCCTTCGCGCTGCACGGCATGATGGCTGCGCCGTTCTTCCTGACGGTCGCCGGTCTGCTGCTTGCCGCGCTGTTCTACCTGTGGAAGCCGGACCTGGCCACCAAGTCGCGCAGGGCGTTTGCGCCGATCGTGTGGCTGCTGGAAAACAAGTACGGCTTCGACAAGCTGTGGATCAATGGCTTCGCCGGTGGCGGTGTTGTCCTTGGCAAGGCGTCACGCGCGATCGATACCCATGTGGTCGACGGTGTCGTCGTCAATGGTTCTGCCCGACTGATCGACCTGGCTGCAAATCTGCTGCGTCGCACGCAATCCGGTTTCCTCTATCACTACGCCTTCGCAATGATCATCGGTTTGATCGCCTTGTTGGCGGTACTGATGCATTTCTGGCGTTGA
- the nuoK gene encoding NADH-quinone oxidoreductase subunit NuoK — protein sequence MITLGHLLGLGAVLFCISLAGIFLNRKNVIVLLMSIELMLLSVNVNFIAFSRELGDTAGQLFVFFILTVAAAEAAIGLAILVTLFRTRRTINVAEVDTLKG from the coding sequence TTGATTACCTTGGGCCACCTGCTTGGACTGGGCGCGGTGCTGTTCTGCATCTCCCTGGCCGGCATCTTCCTCAACCGCAAGAACGTCATCGTGTTGCTGATGTCGATCGAGTTGATGCTGCTGTCGGTCAACGTCAACTTCATTGCATTCTCGCGCGAGCTAGGCGACACCGCCGGTCAGTTGTTCGTGTTCTTCATCCTGACCGTTGCCGCCGCGGAGGCCGCCATCGGTCTTGCGATCCTGGTGACTCTGTTCCGTACGCGCCGCACGATCAATGTGGCCGAAGTCGACACGTTGAAGGGCTGA
- a CDS encoding NADH-quinone oxidoreductase subunit J has product MMDWVSIAFYAFSAIAVVSAGAVISVRNPVYAVLCLILTFFSMACIWLLVGAEFLGVTLVLVYVGAVMVLFLFVVMMLDIDTSRLREGWVKYMPLGVIVAVAMLAQMVTLIGVKSRTATPFPVDNAAAQAADSSNLTWLAKSLYTEFLLAFEFAAVILTVAVVAAVMLTLRKRTGIKLQNASEQSRVKAGDRLRIVKMAVEKPVQIAPHVDAADGQEAKS; this is encoded by the coding sequence ATGATGGACTGGGTCTCTATTGCTTTTTACGCCTTCTCCGCAATCGCGGTGGTGTCCGCCGGTGCGGTGATCAGCGTGCGTAACCCGGTGTATGCCGTGTTGTGCCTGATCCTCACCTTCTTCTCGATGGCGTGCATCTGGTTGCTGGTCGGCGCCGAGTTCCTTGGCGTCACGCTGGTGCTGGTCTACGTGGGCGCGGTGATGGTGCTGTTCCTGTTCGTGGTGATGATGCTGGACATCGACACCAGCCGGCTGCGCGAGGGCTGGGTCAAATACATGCCGCTGGGCGTGATCGTTGCGGTGGCGATGCTGGCGCAGATGGTCACCCTGATCGGCGTGAAGTCGCGCACTGCCACACCGTTCCCGGTCGATAATGCAGCGGCGCAGGCAGCCGACAGTTCGAATCTGACCTGGCTGGCCAAGAGCCTGTACACCGAGTTCCTGCTGGCGTTCGAATTTGCCGCTGTGATCCTGACTGTGGCGGTGGTGGCTGCGGTGATGCTGACCCTGCGCAAGCGCACCGGCATCAAGCTCCAGAACGCCAGTGAGCAGTCCCGCGTGAAGGCGGGCGACCGTCTGCGCATCGTCAAGATGGCAGTCGAAAAGCCAGTACAGATTGCGCCGCACGTCGATGCGGCGGACGGACAGGAGGCGAAGTCTTGA
- the nuoI gene encoding NADH-quinone oxidoreductase subunit NuoI, translated as MNKITHYFKSLLLLELLGGLWLTLKYTFKPKYTVLYPMEKFPQSPRFRGLHALRRYPNGEERCIACKLCEAVCPALAITIDSAKREDGSRRTTRYDIDLFKCIFCGFCEESCPVDSIVETHILEYHFEKRGENIVNKPQLLAIGDRLEAEIAERRAADAAFR; from the coding sequence ATGAACAAGATTACCCATTACTTCAAGAGCCTGCTGCTGCTCGAACTGCTTGGCGGTTTGTGGCTGACGTTGAAATACACGTTCAAGCCCAAGTACACCGTGCTGTACCCGATGGAGAAGTTTCCGCAATCGCCACGCTTCCGTGGTCTGCACGCGCTGCGTCGCTATCCCAATGGCGAAGAGCGCTGCATCGCCTGCAAGCTGTGCGAAGCGGTCTGCCCGGCATTGGCGATCACCATCGACTCGGCCAAGCGCGAGGACGGCTCGCGCCGCACCACGCGCTACGACATCGACCTGTTCAAGTGCATCTTCTGCGGCTTCTGCGAAGAAAGCTGCCCAGTGGACTCGATCGTCGAGACGCACATCCTCGAATACCACTTCGAGAAGCGTGGCGAGAATATTGTCAACAAGCCGCAGCTGCTGGCGATCGGAGACCGGCTAGAGGCCGAGATCGCCGAGCGTCGCGCTGCCGATGCCGCCTTCCGTTGA
- the nuoH gene encoding NADH-quinone oxidoreductase subunit NuoH — translation MNELLLNVVDPLHQWFLGLGDGGIVLWTVLKILLIAVPVIISVAFYVVWERKLIGWMHVRHGPMYVGMGIFQAFADVFKLLFKEILQPSSSHKAMFIIAPLLTLAPAFAAWSVVPFDAQLVLSNANVGLLYLLAMTSLGVYGIILAGWASNSKYAFLGAMRSAAQVVSYEIAMGFALVGVMIASGSVNLSQIVFAQAGNSGFFDWFLIPLFPLFIVYWVSGVAETNRAPFDVVEGESEIVAGHMVEYSGGAFALFFLAEYANMILVSFLISIFFLGGWLSPIQGWVTADISPWINWLWTGGWPWLLMKVFFFASAYIWFRASFPRYRYDQIMRLGWKVFIPLTIVWIAVTALMVFYGVIQKGV, via the coding sequence ATGAACGAATTGCTGTTGAACGTGGTCGATCCCTTGCACCAGTGGTTCCTCGGACTGGGCGATGGCGGCATCGTGCTGTGGACCGTGTTGAAGATCCTGTTGATTGCCGTGCCGGTGATCATTTCGGTGGCCTTTTACGTGGTCTGGGAGCGCAAGCTGATCGGCTGGATGCATGTGCGCCACGGGCCCATGTACGTGGGTATGGGCATCTTTCAGGCCTTCGCCGACGTGTTCAAACTCCTGTTCAAGGAGATCCTGCAGCCCAGCAGCTCGCACAAGGCGATGTTCATCATTGCGCCGCTGTTGACGCTGGCGCCGGCATTCGCGGCGTGGTCGGTGGTGCCGTTCGATGCGCAGCTGGTCCTGTCCAACGCCAACGTCGGTTTGCTGTATTTGCTGGCGATGACCTCGTTGGGCGTGTACGGCATCATCCTGGCGGGTTGGGCATCCAACTCCAAGTACGCCTTCCTGGGTGCGATGCGCTCGGCCGCGCAGGTGGTCAGCTACGAAATCGCGATGGGCTTTGCGCTGGTCGGCGTGATGATCGCCTCCGGCAGCGTCAACCTCAGCCAGATCGTGTTCGCGCAGGCGGGTAACTCCGGTTTCTTTGACTGGTTCCTGATTCCGCTGTTCCCGTTGTTCATCGTGTACTGGGTCTCCGGCGTTGCCGAAACCAACCGCGCGCCGTTCGACGTGGTGGAAGGCGAATCGGAAATCGTTGCCGGCCACATGGTGGAATACTCGGGTGGCGCGTTCGCGCTGTTCTTCCTGGCCGAATACGCCAACATGATCCTGGTCAGCTTCCTGATCTCGATCTTCTTCCTCGGTGGCTGGCTGAGCCCGATCCAGGGTTGGGTCACTGCGGACATCTCGCCGTGGATCAATTGGCTGTGGACCGGCGGTTGGCCGTGGCTGCTGATGAAGGTGTTCTTCTTCGCCAGCGCCTACATCTGGTTCCGTGCCAGCTTCCCGCGCTACCGCTACGACCAGATCATGCGTCTGGGTTGGAAGGTGTTCATTCCGCTCACGATCGTATGGATCGCAGTGACGGCGTTGATGGTGTTTTACGGCGTGATCCAGAAGGGCGTGTAA
- the nuoG gene encoding NADH-quinone oxidoreductase subunit NuoG, producing the protein MSAQPVNPNVPPDHVTVEIDGQSLVVPKGSMIIQAADKAGIPIPRFCYHEKLPIAANCRMCLVDVEKSPKPSPACATPVMDGMKVTTRSEKALKYQRSVMEFLLINHPLDCPICDQGGECELQDVSLGYGRSVSRFNERKRVVPDEDIGPLVATEMTRCIQCTRCVRFTADIAGTYELGGMYRGENLQIGTYDGKPLTTEISGNVIDVCPVGALTNKVFQFRARPWELMARESLGYHDAMGSNLFLHVRRGEVLRTVPRENEAVNECWLSDRDRYSHQGLYSEDRAVKPLKKVNGEWTEVSWTEGLAAATQILRDNAGDQLGVLVHPSTSNEEGALLARLAEGLGSGNLDHRLLNRDFSDAAVAEAFATPLAEIEQADVVVLFGTNVRHELPLLHARLRKAHIQNRTQIHSVNPVDFDFAFTQASRTVVAPSKLAGALDDAALRDAVKGATRAVIVVGALAENHPQAAALRAAARDFAIATGASLCRIPQGANAVGLVSQGVLPTARDVAGMLAQPRQAYVLYGIEPGLDFADAAAARGALAGAKVVAFSQFACASTRDVADVILPIGALPEIDASLTNLDGRVQTARAAGRLPVEAREGWRVLRALGGELGLAGFEFIDLVGLRAGMQNRDVRPVASAQPQAVSDGLEVAATAAIYRTDAVVRRAAALQSHPLNIAPCVAMHPEQAAQLQVGAGQMVKVGTDAGKATLPVILDKRVAPGTVWIESGHGATAPLGAGRVTVVAA; encoded by the coding sequence ATGAGCGCCCAACCAGTGAATCCGAACGTGCCACCGGACCATGTCACTGTCGAGATCGACGGGCAGAGCCTGGTGGTGCCGAAGGGTTCGATGATCATCCAGGCCGCCGACAAGGCCGGCATTCCGATTCCGCGCTTCTGCTACCACGAGAAGCTGCCGATCGCGGCCAACTGCCGCATGTGCCTGGTGGACGTCGAAAAATCCCCGAAGCCGTCGCCCGCCTGCGCCACGCCGGTGATGGACGGCATGAAGGTCACCACGCGTAGCGAAAAGGCGCTGAAGTACCAGCGCAGCGTGATGGAATTCCTGCTGATCAATCATCCGCTGGACTGCCCGATCTGCGATCAGGGCGGCGAGTGCGAACTGCAGGACGTATCGCTCGGCTACGGCCGCTCGGTGAGCCGCTTCAATGAACGCAAGCGTGTGGTGCCGGACGAAGACATCGGTCCGTTGGTCGCCACCGAAATGACCCGCTGCATCCAGTGCACGCGTTGCGTGCGCTTCACGGCGGACATTGCCGGCACCTACGAGCTGGGTGGCATGTATCGCGGTGAAAACCTGCAGATCGGCACCTACGACGGCAAGCCGCTGACCACCGAAATTTCCGGCAACGTCATCGATGTCTGCCCGGTCGGCGCGCTGACCAACAAGGTGTTCCAGTTCCGTGCGCGTCCGTGGGAATTGATGGCGCGCGAGTCGCTGGGTTACCACGACGCGATGGGCTCGAACCTGTTCCTGCACGTGCGTCGCGGCGAAGTGCTGCGCACGGTGCCGCGCGAGAACGAGGCGGTCAACGAGTGCTGGCTGTCCGATCGCGATCGTTACTCGCATCAGGGCCTGTATTCCGAGGACCGTGCGGTCAAGCCGCTGAAGAAGGTCAACGGCGAGTGGACCGAAGTGAGCTGGACCGAAGGCCTGGCCGCTGCGACCCAGATCCTGCGTGACAACGCCGGCGATCAGCTTGGCGTGCTGGTGCACCCATCCACCTCCAACGAAGAGGGCGCATTGCTTGCGCGTCTGGCCGAAGGGCTGGGGAGTGGCAATCTGGATCACCGTCTGCTCAATCGCGATTTCTCCGACGCTGCGGTTGCCGAAGCTTTTGCAACGCCGCTGGCCGAGATCGAGCAGGCCGATGTAGTGGTGCTGTTCGGTACCAACGTGCGTCATGAGCTGCCGTTGCTGCATGCACGTCTGCGCAAGGCGCACATCCAGAACCGCACGCAGATCCATTCGGTCAACCCGGTCGATTTCGATTTCGCCTTCACCCAGGCCAGCCGCACCGTGGTTGCGCCGTCGAAACTGGCAGGTGCGCTCGACGATGCCGCGTTGCGCGATGCGGTCAAGGGCGCGACACGCGCCGTGATCGTGGTCGGCGCCTTGGCCGAGAATCATCCGCAGGCTGCGGCATTGCGCGCTGCTGCACGTGACTTCGCTATCGCAACCGGCGCCTCGCTGTGCCGTATCCCGCAGGGTGCGAACGCAGTGGGCCTGGTGTCGCAAGGTGTATTGCCGACCGCACGTGATGTGGCCGGCATGCTGGCGCAGCCGCGTCAGGCGTATGTGTTGTACGGCATCGAACCTGGGCTGGATTTTGCCGACGCCGCCGCTGCCCGCGGAGCGCTTGCCGGTGCCAAGGTTGTTGCATTCAGCCAGTTCGCCTGCGCTTCGACGCGCGATGTGGCGGACGTGATTCTGCCGATCGGCGCATTGCCGGAAATCGATGCCTCGCTGACCAATCTCGATGGCCGCGTGCAGACGGCACGTGCCGCAGGCCGTTTGCCGGTCGAAGCGCGTGAAGGCTGGCGGGTGCTGCGTGCGCTGGGTGGCGAGCTGGGTCTGGCCGGTTTCGAGTTCATCGATCTGGTCGGCCTACGTGCCGGCATGCAGAACCGCGATGTGCGCCCGGTGGCCTCGGCTCAGCCGCAAGCGGTTAGTGACGGGCTCGAAGTCGCGGCGACCGCTGCGATCTACCGCACCGACGCGGTGGTACGTCGCGCCGCTGCATTGCAGTCGCATCCGCTCAACATCGCGCCGTGCGTGGCGATGCATCCGGAGCAGGCTGCCCAGTTGCAGGTTGGCGCAGGCCAGATGGTCAAGGTGGGCACCGACGCTGGTAAGGCGACGTTGCCGGTGATTCTGGACAAGCGCGTTGCACCGGGCACGGTGTGGATCGAGTCCGGCCATGGCGCAACCGCGCCGCTTGGCGCCGGTCGCGTAACGGTGGTGGCTGCATGA